The following are encoded together in the Bos javanicus breed banteng chromosome X, ARS-OSU_banteng_1.0, whole genome shotgun sequence genome:
- the DCAF12L2 gene encoding DDB1- and CUL4-associated factor 12-like protein 2 — translation MAPQQTGSRKRKAPALQEAAAGSSSQVSAAVDGDGPLPLKKPKRPAAPRSLVNYLKGREVGARGRARLPGFDGELRGFAVRKLPELLRERELSLGTLNKVFASQWLNARQVVCGTKCNTLFVVDVQSGQITRIPLMRDRGPPPARAQPGCGIHAIQLNPSKTLLATGGENPNSLAIYQLPTLDPMCLGDRHGHKDWIFAIAWMSDTVAVSGSRDGTLALWKIDPDIFQGSIAWHSDAGLPVYAHIRPRDVENIPRASTNPSNRKVRALAFSAKNQELGAVSLDGYFHLWKARSTLSRLLSIRLPYCRENVCLTYCDELSLYAVGSQSHVSFLDPRERQQNIRPLCSREGGTGVRSLSFYEHIVTVGTGHGSLLFYDVRAQKFLEERASASPYSSPGHAGRKLKLTCGRGWLNHDDLWVNYFGGIGEFPNALYTHCYNWPEMKLFVAGGPLPSGLHGNYAGLWS, via the coding sequence ATGGCCCCGCAGCAAACAGGTAGCAGGAAGCGGAAAGCGCCCGCGCTCCAGGAGGCCGCCGCGGGCTCGTCGTCTCAGGTCTCCGCGGCGGTGGACGGGGACGGGCCGCTGCCGCTCAAGAAGCCCAAGCGGCCGGCGGCGCCGCGCTCGCTGGTGAACTACCTGAAGGGGCGCGAGGTGGGCGCGCGGGGCCGCGCCAGGCTCCCGGGCTTCGATGGCGAGCTGCGCGGCTTCGCGGTGCGGAAGCTCCCCGAGCTGCTACGGGAGCGCGAGCTGTCCCTGGGCACCCTCAACAAGGTGTTCGCGTCACAGTGGCTGAACGCCAGGCAGGTGGTGTGCGGTACCAAGTGCAACACGCTCTTCGTGGTGGACGTGCAGTCGGGCCAGATAACGCGCATCCCCCTTATGCGGGATCGCGGGCCTCCGCCGGCCCGCGCCCAGCCGGGCTGCGGCATCCATGCCATCCAGCTGAATCCCTCCAAGACCCTGCTGGCCACCGGGGGCGAGAACCCCAACAGCCTTGCCATCTACCAGTTGCCAACGCTGGACCCCATGTGCCTGGGCGACCGCCACGGCCACAAGGACTGGATCTTCGCCATCGCCTGGATGAGCGACACCGTGGCCGTGAGCGGCTCCCGTGACGGTACCTTGGCGCTCTGGAAGATAGACCCCGACATATTCCAGGGCAGCATTGCCTGGCACAGCGATGCAGGGCTCCCCGTGTACGCCCACATCCGTCCCCGGGATGTGGAGAACATCCCCAGGGCCAGCACCAACCCCAGTAACCGCAAGGTGCGGGCCCTGGCCTTCAGCGCCAAGAACCAGGAGCTGGGAGCCGTGTCCCTGGACGGCTACTTCCACCTGTGGAAAGCCCGGAGCACCCTGTCCAGGCTGCTGTCCATCAGGCTGCCCTACTGCCGAGAGAACGTGTGCCTGACCTACTGCGATGAGTTGTCCCTCTACGCGGTGGGCTCCCAGTCCCATGTCTCTTTCCTGGATCCGCGAGAGCGCCAGCAGAACATTCGGCCCCTGTGCTCCCGCGAGGGCGGCACGGGTGTGCGCTCCCTGAGCTTCTATGAGCACATCGTCACCGTGGGCACCGGCCACGGCTCTCTGCTCTTCTATGACGTCCGCGCGCAGAAGTTCCTGGAGGAGAGGGCCTCGGCCAGCCCGTACTCCTCTCCAGGGCATGCAGGGAGGAAGCTCAAGCTGACCTGTGGCAGAGGCTGGCTCAACCATGATGACCTGTGGGTGAACTATTTCGGTGGCATCGGCGAGTTCCCCAACGCGCTCTACACCCACTGCTACAACTGGCCGGAGATGAAGCTCTTTGTCGCTGGCGGCCCTCTCCCTTCAGGCCTCCATGGGAACTATGCAGGCCTCTGGAGCTAA